In Halorubrum sp. PV6, a single window of DNA contains:
- a CDS encoding NUDIX domain-containing protein: MLALQGGEDVKDDHWIPDDEWRTIVANVPIVSVDLVIRRDGGVVLGRRTNEPVKGYWFVPGGRVLKGETRREAVHRVAEEELALEVEIVESLGAFEHRYESSDIAGVDSKHYLANGYVVDVVDGTLDPDDQHDEFRVFRSPPEPCHEYVRAYLEAASTVDGWR; the protein is encoded by the coding sequence ATCCTCGCCCTTCAGGGCGGGGAGGATGTCAAGGACGACCACTGGATTCCGGACGACGAGTGGCGGACGATCGTCGCCAACGTCCCGATCGTTTCCGTCGACTTGGTGATCAGGCGTGACGGCGGCGTGGTGCTGGGCCGACGGACGAACGAGCCCGTGAAGGGATACTGGTTCGTGCCCGGCGGACGCGTTCTGAAAGGGGAAACGCGCCGCGAAGCCGTCCATCGGGTCGCTGAAGAAGAGTTAGCACTCGAAGTCGAGATCGTCGAATCGCTCGGCGCGTTCGAGCACCGGTACGAGAGTTCAGACATCGCGGGCGTCGACTCCAAGCACTACCTCGCGAACGGCTACGTGGTCGACGTGGTTGATGGAACGCTGGATCCGGACGACCAACACGACGAGTTTCGAGTGTTTCGGTCGCCACCGGAGCCGTGTCACGAGTACGTTCGTGCATACCTCGAAGCCGCCTCGACGGTAGACGGGTGGCGTTGA
- a CDS encoding RNA-guided endonuclease TnpB family protein, which yields MLETTRTYRAKIVNRSQVSDDFDQCGFSASKLWNVARYYIQGRWDEDGEIPDDGELKSELKEHERYSDLHSQSSQRVLEELAESFTSWYKARQRGDEDANPPGYRKHGDEHPRSTVTWKQKGIKHDSKHNKLRLSKGFNLKNHRSDFILCKYETRPDVTVENIQQVRAVWNGDNWELHLVCKVEIPVEDAPGDNTAGIDLGIKNYLAIVYDDGEAELYPGNVLKQDKHYFTRDEYDTEGENGPSRRALRARQKLSRRKDHFLHSLAKHVIERCIDHEVGRIAIGDLSKIREDENDESRNWGRSGNKKLHGWEFDHFTTLLEYKAEEHGILVDRKSERDTSKTCSCCGRKCGSNRVERGLYVCESCGTTMNADVNGAVNIRRKITQNPPTGDMSNGRLARPVAYLFNQTSGSFHPREQVGCEP from the coding sequence ATGCTGGAGACCACTCGTACCTATCGGGCGAAAATCGTCAACCGCTCTCAGGTGAGTGACGACTTCGACCAGTGTGGGTTCTCCGCATCAAAACTGTGGAACGTCGCCCGATACTACATACAAGGTCGGTGGGATGAAGACGGGGAAATACCCGACGACGGCGAACTCAAATCCGAACTCAAGGAACACGAACGATACAGTGACCTACATTCTCAGTCAAGTCAGCGAGTTCTCGAAGAGCTTGCTGAGTCGTTCACCAGTTGGTACAAAGCACGCCAACGCGGAGATGAGGACGCCAACCCACCCGGCTATCGCAAACACGGCGACGAACACCCGCGCTCCACCGTGACGTGGAAGCAGAAGGGCATCAAGCACGATTCCAAACACAACAAACTCCGACTGAGCAAGGGATTCAACCTGAAGAACCACCGCTCAGACTTCATCCTGTGTAAGTACGAGACGCGACCGGACGTGACCGTGGAGAACATCCAGCAAGTGCGAGCCGTGTGGAACGGCGACAACTGGGAACTTCACCTCGTCTGCAAGGTCGAGATACCTGTTGAGGACGCACCGGGAGACAACACGGCGGGGATCGACCTCGGGATCAAGAACTACCTCGCTATCGTCTACGACGACGGTGAGGCAGAGTTATATCCGGGGAATGTGCTGAAACAGGACAAGCACTACTTCACCCGCGACGAGTACGACACGGAGGGCGAGAATGGCCCGTCACGCCGTGCCCTTCGTGCCCGCCAGAAACTCTCACGCCGGAAAGACCACTTCCTTCACTCACTCGCCAAGCACGTCATAGAGCGGTGTATCGACCACGAGGTCGGACGCATCGCCATCGGTGACTTGAGCAAGATTCGTGAGGACGAGAACGATGAGTCTCGGAACTGGGGTCGAAGTGGAAACAAGAAGCTCCACGGTTGGGAGTTCGACCACTTCACCACGTTGCTTGAATACAAGGCTGAGGAACACGGTATCCTCGTTGACCGAAAGAGCGAGCGCGACACGTCGAAGACGTGTTCGTGTTGTGGTCGGAAGTGTGGCTCAAACCGTGTCGAGCGTGGTTTGTACGTCTGTGAGTCGTGCGGTACAACGATGAACGCGGACGTGAATGGTGCGGTGAATATTCGCAGAAAGATAACTCAGAATCCCCCCACAGGGGATATGAGTAACGGTCGTTTGGCACGGCCAGTAGCCTACCTGTTCAACCAAACCTCTGGGTCGTTCCACCCGAGAGAACAGGTGGGGTGCGAACCTTAA